In Lolium rigidum isolate FL_2022 chromosome 7, APGP_CSIRO_Lrig_0.1, whole genome shotgun sequence, the DNA window aAAACACACCATGTAcacaacattaaatatgatgatattatGATACTTTATCCGTCTCAGTTTATTAGTCTTTCCTGTATCCTTAGGTCgttaatttaacctatataatttaaattatataatgcaaaaattatatcattagaaaatagaacatctaaactttctaatgatacaatttttataacatataactaatactaacttgatcaaatttgcgacctagtaGTACGCGCATGCTTAATAAACTGTCAAACAGGGagtactatcttatgatactatgtattgtggggtagtatcataaactagcatcatgtgcatgatactagtgtatgatacttcccattgtgacaagTCTAATCCTTTGATATGTCTTGTAAGTCTTTCACCATTAAGCATCTCTTCAATGCCACCCCTTACCAAATTGAGAAGAAGGGGAGACATGGGGTCAACTTGCCTCAAACCCTTATAGGTTCTAACGTCACCACCTTTTTCACCATTTATATTGATATACACCCTACGAACTACTTGTTTGATTGAGGAAATAAAGAGTTCACTAAAACCGTTTTTTCTCAAGATCTCAACAACAAAGCTCCTATGGATCTTGTCAAAAGGtttctcaaaatcaagctttaTTACAATTCCAGATTTTTATTTATTAATTACTTATCAAATCATGCAAGACTGCTGCACCACCTAAAATTTGCCTCCTTGGGATAAATGTTGTGTGAGTAGGCCCATTTTACTTACCAGCAACCAAGGACGGCCTTCTTGTCAAAATCTTTGTGATTATCTTTAACGCAATCCAAATTTTGTAAAATCTTGTTCGTCTGAAGATCATATGCATGGTTGTTGATGTAACACTAACACATATGACCATTGCCATATCGAAAAAAACGAAGGTGTGCTTGGCCTCTCCATCATCAAAGAAGACGAAACTGCAGCAAAACCACAACAAAAACGAAAAGCTTAGATTCCTCGAGCTCCTTCGCTCCTATTCATAGCATTGTACTTTTCCGATCCGCTGCGAAATTGCAGCCTCTCATCGCTCGCCGTTGGCTAAAAATGGCGCTGGGCAGTGCCCTATTTGTTGCACACCCCGGAAGACGGCAAGCCAGGCGAGCTCCTGGACGTACATTTAGTGGCCCATGTCACGGCGGCATTGCTCCCACTTCTCGCCCGCCTAAGGCGCTCGGTATCTCGCCGCAGGCAGCATGATGAAGGGGAGCGGTGCCATCACGAACATGAAGCCAACGTCGCCGTCGTCCATGTTCTACGTCCACGAGGGTGACGTCGCCCAGAGCCACCACTTCCTGGAGGAGTGCTCCCTCTGCGCCAAGCCGCTCTCCGGCGACATCTTCATGTACAGGCACGTCCATTTTCGTTCCGTTCGTCTTCCTCGCCGAGCAGAGATTCAGTTGCAGGTGGAAACTTGAGATTCTTGCTGCGTGCAGAGGCGACACGCCGTTCTGCAGCGAGGAGTGCAGGCGGCAGCAGATCGAGGTGGACAGGGCGAGGCACCGGCGGAAGAAGCACGCGGCGGCGCACGCCGTGTCGGCGCGGAAGGAGCACCaccggcaccaccaccaccaccatcaccaccaccaccgtcagcACCAGCACCAGAGGGCCATGGTGAATGCCACCCCGTGGAACGACGCGGGGTTCACCGCGAGGAGCCCCGCGTTGCGCGTGTGATCCGATCCGATCCAACCGCGCTCCTGCCGTCAACCCGCGACCAACGCGGAGACACACACTACCCGTCTATGACTACACGCGACCCCTTGAACGTTTAGGAACTGGTTGCATTAGTGGTGTACGTACACCAGTACACGGGCGGCTGGACGGTTTTGTTTCTAGCATTTTCCCAAGGTTAGAACTTCACAGCCACGAGACAGAGCCATGGATGGATGCATGGTGCTCCCTCTCCACTTTTCTTCCCCGAGATTAACTTGGCTAGCTATTGTTCTGCTTTTGTGGATTGGAATTGATTTTCCGGACCAAAACGATCTAGATGACTTGTAAATCTTGTAAATTTTCTGAATATATTACTTGCTACAAGTTTTCTCAGCCTTGATGAACATAGCTCTGCGCAATAGGAAAAACGGAGACAGAATAATCACTAATCAGGTTCTACTGGTGTTGCATGGAAGGTTTGAGAGCACCTGGATCATGATATCTGTGGATGATCTTGCTACCTTTCTGAATATACTACTCTACTAAGCCTTGGATTCGATGAACGTACTACGAATTTCTGGAATGGAAAAAATGAACAGAATAATCAGGTTTCAGAGCGGTGGTGCATCGTAGGTTCAGAACTTCCGGCTTATGAACGGTGTAGCAGCGCCGAGTACGTCATTTCTCAAATCACCGGCTTTTTTCGACAGTACGACAACGTGCAGTGATGCATGCATGTAGGTCACACAGACAACTTCTACACACCATATCAACCTGAAATACTCAAATCAAGGATTTTACAGTCCAGTGCAACCTCATGGATGACGATCAGAGGCGTATTTTAATCTGCATACTTGCTGACAAAGGTGATCTTCGATACTAGTATATGAAGATTAGCTCAATCAAGGAATAATAAAGTATCGCAAAAAAATCCTT includes these proteins:
- the LOC124673760 gene encoding FCS-Like Zinc finger 1-like is translated as MMKGSGAITNMKPTSPSSMFYVHEGDVAQSHHFLEECSLCAKPLSGDIFMYRGDTPFCSEECRRQQIEVDRARHRRKKHAAAHAVSARKEHHRHHHHHHHHHHRQHQHQRAMVNATPWNDAGFTARSPALRV